AGTGTCAGATAAAAAATCAAGCATGAAGACTAAAAGCTTCTTAACCCAGGTGTCGCAACCAGAGAGCTAttccatattttaattgttaaacAAAAATCTATGACAACAAAGACAAAGAGAACAATAAAGCTGGGGTTGATCTGTGTTCATAGATTGttcaaaaaaacaatcaaaaataaACCTACAgcattgatatttttcttttgagtatGGCCTCTTTAGATGACTCAAACAAATTATGAAACAAACATTCTCTTGTGAGGTACTTCAAACAAATTTAAGTGCTCTATTCCCCTACACCTACAAGGACAACATTGAACTGGATGTTTGTTCAGAAAAAAAGGGTAAACTCAGAGAAGGGACATCAAATAGCCCAAACCCAAAACCAGGCACTAAGCCAAGCCAGTTTATGGCCAATTTCTTTATTTGGATTCATTAAGTAAATGAGGAGAAAAACGAgatttttgctcttttttggGCAGGGGGGTTGTGTGGTGAAAGGAGAATCACAACCAAAAACATGGCcgaaaacataaataatagaTTTCAAACACTTTAATGGTTTGTAATCCACAATGAACATGAACAATCAATTATATCTGATGGCATGCACCAAATCAAAACCAGGGTATCTAAACCAAATCCTCCCTAATCTGGGACTTCAAAGGTGGCCAACAAATAAAGTTACAAGCCCACAACAGTCAAGTAGACAATCCtataaaaggttttcttttcttatacAGCTGTATGTCATCCCTGCAGTTGTCTTCCTCTACAAATTTTTCCCctaaaaatttttaaaggtaaCTACTTCTAGTAAATGTTTTTGACCACATCTGGTCCACAAGCATCTGGTAAAATATTGGTGAACCATTTCTTTCTAAGTTTCAATGTATGGCCGTTGCTCCAGTTCAAAAGAAGGATATGGAATGTAGATATCTGATACTATCCCatctaggggtgtaaacgagccgagcttgggcgagtTTGGCTTGTccgggctcggctcgtttactttgaggccaggctcgagctcgacacgAGCCTAGAAATGTTGCTCCAGCTCGGCTCGATAGGGTTGGAACcctgctcgagctcgagctgGTCTATTTtggtcgagctcgagctcaagctcgattaATTTTGGGATGTATATGTACATGCATTTGGCAAAAATGATTCAATCCTAGAATTTATATTATGTGAAAGACCAACACCCATCTGTTTAATAAGACGAAGATACTTTTTCTGctctaatttcatcaaacacaaaccatgattcagtaaaaaacagaaaccccaatacctatctatccaaaaatatttacacatttttctgggcaaccaaacaaacacatcaaacggcaaaaccccaaaccacccaccacccaagaagaaacggagaaaaaaaaaacaaaaagaaaagaaaaacccacaaatcttatcacctcctccgcctccgatccgcggcgtactgcgagagtgaaacgacctccgagagcggcgtggacagcggggttggcagcggcaagttcctggaaaccgggcacgagccgttcagcttcagccaggcgtcgaggtgtgtggttgctgcggtggtggAGGTGGTTGCTGCTGGGGGCACTCGGGGAGTGGTAGGAGCGGCAACAGAGAtaggaggcgaggaggatggtggagacTCTGAGAGGAGAGTCGAGAGAATGGACAGATCAGAGATgatagatttaggttaaatttgggttttctaatttgcaaccgttgaatttggaaaaataattaaattttaaatattaacggtttgATTAGTTTTACTAAAATGCTTATCCCATGTGGCTGTCTTTAGATATGGTGTGCTTGTTCAATATGATCCATTGATAATATAtacgttttcaacatttaatattactcttcAAACTAGATCAAATAAGACAAGCTTACGGTGTctctgttacaccatatacatacttcttagtaaatgcttgatagTTGTCATCCATTAATACCATCAAAcggctattagatcatcaaaacattttggacggcGAGAATCCACTGACAAAGCGCATGCATTACGGAATTAATCCTGGAATCTATTCACCTGAAATTAATCCTCTGTGTGCGTCTGATAGTGAAACCGGTTCCATGCAAGCATAGTAGATGATCTATACTGTTTATTAGGATCTTGACTTTCTTATTCAATTTAGAACATTAGATTAATAAGCTTATTATGTCATGTGGAGCACCatataattctttcaaattggttTACACTTATATACTATAGATTAAATTCAACGGCCaagattaaattcaattaaattggacggctacgattaaatttaataaaaaattcaaaattcaaaatttaggaattaggaataaaaattgtgttatgtagtattatttagggttaatttgttatttcaatttcaataattacgatttaaaaaattgtatttttttcaatcgcgttttttttcttttttttttttcttattttagattaagtatttttcaaatcacaacgTAAGacgctttatgtcacacactgatcactattatcataatacatataatattatttagttaatatgttaaaatgttaatgcttaacacgggTCAAGTATATAacgtcaatattaatatatattgtatcttatatgtgaacatttatatacttatacagttatatgattgtatcattatctaatttatatgggtaatgggtcaatgttaattcttacaacttatatacttatattatatgttctcattatcacaattcatgatatatgatttaaattcaaattgttaagtttttacttaccgtaaattgtgattataatgtataaattataagaaacatattagttacttaattattaatcatttaatctaatagtaatactcaaacAGTCAAActttaagtaataaattcataattatctaatggtcatacactcatacttaaattttatgatcatattatctcacaattaatattaatattatcttagatctaagatcatgtgatacatcatatatgttttataagaataaattatataattataatgtattgattaaataacgcAATAACTTATACAAAtgtaccatatgattatataatgattaatgattatgtgatataccATATACTATtcaaatttccaaagtataaactatctaattataatatttgtattaaatgacacaataacttatatggttgtactatatgattatatcatatgataaaatgattaatgataatatcatatatttcttattatttactatatatatatatattatatatgtatacattaatatatatatatatatatatatatatatatatatatatacacacacatatgcataaataacaaaaaaacaaaggtatataatatatttgttattattgagtaaattagtaatgttgactatatattgttatttgttacttaataaaaaatatacgagccaagtctaataagcgaggcgagccttatacgagcttgctcacgagcttagccgagtcaaGTCAAGcttgctttgtttaatattcaagccagtatttgtgttcatgaaacgcttcatttaatattcgagtcgagtacgagccgagcccgagcttgctcgcgacacgcttcgctcacttaacagccctaatcCCATCCAAATATTCTAATCATAGGAAGGATGGGAGACTATAGTCTCATTCAAGAAACCATGACCATTCCTCTACCTAATCCCTTACAACCCCACACCCCCTTCCAAAAAAAGTGTAGGCAAATAAATGCACTTGGCGATAATTTCTATCTTATCTTCAACACAATAGATGTTACCTTGCAAATCATACAAAATGAAACTCACGTACTATAattcaaatatacaatatatagaacaaattaaaagataaaagttcAAATCAACAAGTTTAGATTTCacataaatagaaaatagaaaaaacaataTCATAAGGATCCTAATTCAACCACATTAATCAACCAGTTCTATATGTGAACGCAAAGCATTAAGATTATCAAACACATAATCTTGAGAGACTTACTATTTCCAGACAGGAGGaagcttctttgtttttttgtagtagCGAGCAAGCCTGTGAATCCTGCTCTCAACCAGAATCAACCTGAACTTCGAATCCTTATCCTTCCTGTTCCTCTCAAGATGCTTCGGGATAGACACTGCCTTCTTGATAAAATGGTACAGATCCTCCGGAATTTCAGGTGCAAGGCCTAACCAGATCAAAATAAGAAACAattaaacaaaccaaacaaaaagataCAAAGAAATTCTACAACAAAAACGAAAAATCCTAATGTGCCCCAAACTAGAATCATATGTTacttgaaaattatataaatagaATCAAAGCTTTGAATCTCACCATTTCCATTAAAGAACCCAACAAGAAAATAGGTAAAAATAACCAATTCCCATGCTAGCTCGAGTCCAACATCTTGGGGTCAATCAACTAATGTCTTCAGTAAAACAAGTAGAAACCATACGAAATCAATCACGTCTTATATCTATCACTTTCATATCATCACAATTCACACAGAgcatataacttttttttggtaCACCAAATGCTATTAAGAATATATGTCGCCAAAAAATTCCCATTCCATTACGCCCGGCCCACATTTTCTCAGAATCCCAAACAGAGCTTAAACCCATAAaagagattgaaaaaaaaaaaaaggtaccgTGAGCCTTGAGAATGCAAAGGATCTTGCTTCCATTGATACTCCTCACTTGAGCAATACCATGCGAGTCACAAAGAATCACACCGATCTGCGATGGTGTCAGACCTTTCTTCGCAAACTTGCCAATGTTTTCCTCAACCTTAAAACGTAACAGCCCAATTCAATCATCATCAAAAGTcaagaaaataaacacacacattaacACATATCACTCAAAAAGTTAGGTTCTTATCCATACATCCTGAGAAGAGATCTTGAGCCGGCGTGGAGGTTTTGGGGCTGTCGGAGATTTCTGGAGGAGTTGGGGCTGTTGGCTTCGATCTCGCTCTCGTCGGTGACGCTCTTGTTGCTAACGTTGTCGTCGTTGTCTAGTTCTATTGCCAGCGTGGAGGTTTTGTGGCTGCCGGAGATTTCTAGAGGAGTTGGGGTTGTAGACTTCGATCTCGCTCTCGTCGGTGACGCTCTCGTTGCTGACGTTGTTGTCTCTATCTGGTTCTGTTGCTAACGTTGTCGTGTGGATTGTCGGTTGTTCTTGGTGCGGTAAGCGTGGACTGTCGGCTTACTGTTAGTTTTTGGTGCGGTGAGCGTGGAGTGTCGCTGGACTATCGCATTCTTGGTGCGGTGAGCATGGATTTGGGCTTGTTGTTTAAGCATTCTTGGTTCTGGTTTAGTGCTTGCTGGGTGGGTTGCAGTTTGGACTTGGGCTTGCGGCTTGGGCTTGGTGTGGTCAACAATCATCAAATTAGGATTGCTATTTGGCCTGCTTGGACTTGGGCTtgttgggcttgggcttggttGCTGTTTGGGTTGCTAATCTGGTGGGCCTGTTACTCCTTTATCAGGttttataatttctaatttttgaTTTCATCATGTTTTCTAGCGAGACTTTTGGGGTCCGTTTTActggaaaaaaattattttgcttgGGAATTCcagtttcaattatttgttacgGGAAAAGAGTTGTGGGGCCATATTGACAGTAGTGATCTAGCTCCTACAGAGACTAAGGAGTTGGCTAAGTGGAGGGTCAAGGATGCACGTATGATGTCCTAGATCTTAGGGTCTATTGATCCTCTTATTGTGCTCAATCTGAGGCCTTATAAGACTGCAAAGACTATGTGGGAGTATTTGCTGAAGGTTTATCACCAGGACAATACCGCACGCCGTTTTCAGTTGGAATATGAGATTGCTAGTTACACTCAAGACAATCTCTTCATTCCGgagtatttttttggttttcagaatttgtggggagaattttctgatatgGTTTATGCGAAGGTACCTGCTACATCTCTCTCTGTTGTTCTGGCTGTTCATGAGCAAagcaagagagatcaattcctgatgaaattgcgatttaaatttgaggttactcgctcaaatttaatgaaccGAGATCCTTCTCCATCTTTGGATGTTTGCTTTGGAGAATTATTTCGCAAGGAACAACATCTTCTCACATAGGCTACGTTCCAGCAAGATTCCAACCCGAATCCAGTAGCCTATGCAGCCTATGGGAAAGGGAAGGGTAAGGATATGCGCAAGGTCTAGTGTTTCAACTGCAAGGAGTATGGTCATATTGCCGCCAACCGTGCAAAGAAATCTTGCAACTACTGTAAGAAACCGGGCCACTTTATCAGAGAATGTCCCACTCGGCCTCAGAATCGTCAAGCTACTGCCTATCAGGCTTCAGTGAACACCTCTTCTACTCTAGTGATGTCCTCAGCTTCTTCGTCTGCGGCCGGATCAACTGTTCTTACTCTTGAAATGGTCCAGCAGATGATCATGTTAGCCTTTTCCGCCTTAGGGCTCCAAGGTAATGGTACTAGTTCGTCTAAATCTTGGCTTATTGATTCTGCTGCATCTAATCATATGACCAGATCGTCTGATACTCTTTGCAATGTTTGTCCATATCATGGTTCATCCTATATTCAAGTAGCTAATGGGAGTCATTTAGCTATTAATGAAGTAGGAGATATCAATCCTTCATTCAAAGATGTTTATGTATCTCTTGGACTTTCTAATAGTCTTATTTCAGTTGGCCagttagttgaaaaaaactatGATGTCGATTTCTCTTGTGACAGTTGTCTTGTGCAGGATCAGATGTTGAGGAAGATACTCGCGAAGGGGCCTAAAGTGGGCAGACTATTTCCACTACACTTTCCATTCCtaattgtttatctttggcttgTATGACAGTTAACACTCCGAACGAAGTATGGCACAAACGTTTGGGTCATCCAAACTCTGTTATTCTgtctcatatgttaaattctggtttgttaggcaataaagaacgtgtttctaaaaatttgttatttgactgttctgtatgcaaacttggtaagagtaagactcttttgttttcttcacatGGTAGTCGTGTTGTAAAATGCTTTGATATTGTGCATAGTGATATATGGGGCACTTCTCCTGTAATTTCTCATgctcgatataaatattttgtgacattcatagatgattttAGTCGGTATACGTGGGTCTATTTTCTTCGGGCCAAATCTGAGGTCCTGTCTGTTTTTCAGACCTTTGTAGCATATGTTGAGAAccaattttttacaaatattaAGATTTTGAGGTCTGATTCTGGTGAAGAATACATGTCCCACaagtttcatgatttcttacacCACAAAGGAATTGTCTCTTAGCGTTCTTGTCCATATACTCCTTagcaaaatggggtggtggAACAAAAGAACCGACATCTCTTGGACATTGTTCGCACCTTATTGCTTGAGTCCTCTATTCCACCTAAATTCTGGGTTGCAGCATTATCTACTGtagtttacttaattaataaacTGCCCTCTCAagtcttgaattttgattctccttattaTCGATTGCATAGTCAGCATCCTAGCTATCTTAATTTGCatacttttggatgtgtttgttttgttcatttacctCCTCATGAACGTCACAAACTTTCTGCTCAGTCTATTAAATGTGCCTTTATGGGTTATAGTATTTCTCACAAAGGTTATGTTTGCTATGATCCTTATTCTAACAAATTTTGTATATCTCgtaatgttgttttctttgagaatCAATGTTTCTTTCCTACACATGTTGTGTCATTACCTGAGATTAGTATTCtaccttgttttgatgaattgcctCATCTGCCTGAACGGTTCAAACAAGGAATTGTGTATACTCAACGTTTACCGACTTTGCCCCTTCCTGAGACTGATCCTTCATCTGAAACTATTCCGACAACTTCTCCTCAGATTCACCCTCCATCTGAGGCAGTTCCTAAGTCTGGTCCTCGACAATCTGCCAGAGTATCATGTCCTCTTGATTGGTATGGTTTTTCCCACACTTCTTTTAATGCTACTTTGtcttctatttccatccctACATGCTTTTCTGAGGCTGTTAAATATGAATGTTGGCGAAAAGCGATGGATGAGGAACTTCGGGCTCTCTAGGACAATCATACATGGGACGTGGTTCCTTGCCCCTCTAATGTTAAAGCCATCGGTTGTAAATGAGTTTACTCGATTAAGCTTCGCTCTGATGGAACTTTGGATCGGTATAAGGCATGATTAGTTGCTTTTGGGAACAAGCAAGAATATGGGGTGgactatgaggagacatttGCTTCGGTAGCGAAGATGACCACAGTGCATACGGTTATTTCTATTGCCGCCTCCCAAGGCTAGCCACTTCACCAGATGGactttaaaaatgcttttcttcatggtgatctcAAAGAGGATATTTACATGACTCCTCCTACgagtttgttttcttctccatctgccACTGTGTGTAAGttatggcttaaaacaggctcccctggcatggtttgaaaaattcaggtcTATGCTGCTTCGCTTctcctttgtccaaagccaatatgactcctctttgttcctttgcaagactccgactggtctcgttcttttacttgtgtatgtggatgatattgtcattactAGCACTGACTCCAGTTTGATTAACCATCTCAAGCAGAATCTTCAGACttcttttcatatgaaagaccttggtccgcttacgtattttttggggttggaggtGCACACCGATTCTTCaggtatattcttgaatcaacacaaatatacctTGGACTTGATTAGTTTGGCTGGTCTTCAGGATTCTTCTTCGGTGGATACCCCTATggaggttaatgtgaaatattGAAGTGAGGAGGGTGATCTTCTTTATGATCCGACGGTGTTCCGACAGTTGGTAGGCAGCTTGAACTATTTGACTATTACTCGGCCTGATATTTCCTTCATTGTCTAGCAGGTTAGCCAGTTTATGCAAACTCCGCGCCATCTTCATTTAGCTGCGGTTCACTGTATTATTCGCTATCTTTGAGGGTCACCTGGCCATGGGTTGTTCTTTCCAATCGACTCTCATCTTTgccttgttgcttatagtgatgCGGATTGGCCGGATGTCCTGATAATGGGCGGTCTGTCACGGGTTGGTgcatgtttcttggtgattctttgatttcttggaagagtaagaaacaaGCTTGCATTTCTAAATCATCTACTGAATCTGAATACCAAGCAATGTCTGCTGCTTGTTCTGAGATTGTCTAGCTTCGTGGGCTTCTGgctgagcttggtttttctcaatCTGATTCTACTCCTCTTCATGCTGATAATACTAGTGCTATTCAAATAGCTACTAATCCTGTTTACTATGAACGtacgaagcatattgaggtagCCTGTCATTCTATTCGGGAAGCCTTGGACACTAGTGTTATATCTCTTCCTTATGCTTCCATTGATCTCCAGATAGTTGACGTATTCACAAAGGCCATGACCCGACAGCGTCATCAGTTTCTTGTgggcaaattgatgcttcttgatcgaccagcatcaatttgaggggggatgtcagtcagatacaatatatatatatatagtctcttTAGTTATGGCATATTTTTGTGTTATAGCTATAGTatcttgtaattaataggtagatttaGTTGCCTTATTTGTTCTCTTAAATTGCTGTAATCgctgagatacagcctgtaattagCAAGACAATTCCTATATAATATGAgaaaccctcacattgagaggtattcaatacaattgacaTGCTCGACCTTTTCCTGGTCAACCTATCCTTGCACTAGCTTTCCAGAACATAAGATATACTATATACTATTTATCCCTATATAGACTCTTCATAATTGATCAGTTTCAGCAACTTCAATTTGTTTTGCATCCCTTATAACTTCATTAGTTACAAACCAATGAGTGATTAGCACTTTGGCACATAAAAACTCCAATTGCTCCTAGCATCTGAGCTAGGGTGTCAATCCAAACTCAGAATAGACAGGATATCCATTCTTTAgtattataaaaattaacataTCAAAGAAAATTAATGATCCCTATATGATATTTTGCACTATTTAGCTCCAGTAAGTGACTAACCAATAGTACCATCCTTACACAACAATGTCATGGGACATATGAAGCTCTCCTTATTTATTTCAATGTCTTTGGTGACACTTATCCCCCCTTGTGGTTCCCTCTGTTAATATTTTTCGAATTAAAGACTGCTTTATGATCAGTAACAAACAACCATATTCTGGAAATATGGTGTCTCAAGGGTTATGCAGTTTGGAAAGGAAGTCAAAAGGACAATGCTATGCATTCTGacttaattaaaatactttCTCCTCAATCTAACCACTGCACCAACTACGGCACTAAGAATTTAACCCTCTCCAATAAACAAAATTACTCCCCAACAAAACCTTACCTCCCACAATCCTAGTTCTTGAAATCTCATCCAACCAACCCTAACTCTTTCTTCAAAACCAAATAATTCTGCATAATTCCACACAGAATTCTAATTATGAACATTCTCATTCTTCATGAACCATCTCCTACCCTAATATGCATTTATCTCTACAACCCTAAAATAATTCCAGAGCTCTTCAAATTTCAGTAAAAATTCAAGCTCCTTGACActacccaaaacaaaaaattaaagagaaaaaaaagccCAGAAAGTTACCCTTACATAAATTTTCATAACTTCTTTTTCAGTACTAAGCAATTGATTTTGTCGACGATTACAAATACGGTATCCAAAAATTGCAGTCCAAGCACGCCCGAGCTAATGAATTGAGAAACTAAGCAATAAAATCCAAAGATACATTCATTTCCGAGCCAAATTATTTAGCCCTATCCATTAATCTCcaaatctaaaagaataaatcCAGACACTAGATTCAATCATGAAATGAAGAGCTCCGTAAAGCAAATTGAGTCTCTGATTCAATTAATTTCAGGAAAAATCACATAGATCTTTGAATCCAAACGCAAACATAAgtagcaaaaaattaaaattaaaaaacacatctagatacgtacatatatatatacgtagacgcatacatataattatttgtGCAGAGAGAGATATGCAAGCATACCGATGGAA
This window of the Corylus avellana chromosome ca5, CavTom2PMs-1.0 genome carries:
- the LOC132181858 gene encoding small ribosomal subunit protein uS15-like, translating into MTILLAVETLDLAHILTLPFPIGCIGYWIRVEENIGKFAKKGLTPSQIGVILCDSHGIAQVRSINGSKILCILKAHGLAPEIPEDLYHFIKKAVSIPKHLERNRKDKDSKFRLILVESRIHRLARYYKKTKKLPPVWK